One part of the Sphingopyxis sp. TUF1 genome encodes these proteins:
- a CDS encoding PepSY-associated TM helix domain-containing protein, translated as MTLAISKDAVQRALSGHAAIGLLASALLYLICLTGTVVVFYQEWQRIEQPGAPEMAAIAPDAVQRAVAAVLATEKDKPGTTHLYVHMPVEGLPRTTITTDHQAFHIEPDGRIWGREEVAWADFLLGAHYALNIPGLVGMTIVGIFGVMIVALALSGVVAHPRIFRDAFRLRARDNHGVGLADWHNRLSVWTLPFSLAIALTGAMIGLGVVGAYGLAAAFYKNDVEAAYAPIFGEEAAPDAAPAPLANVAAPLAWLAKNRPDVRPTYIILHDPQTRGQHIQLIAEHPRRLIYGETYEFGADGSYHGKVGLSDGHMGQQLAASTYNLHFGNYGGLPVKLAYIIFGLALTIVVATGTSIWLGKRQRRGLHEPRLRAGWDGVIWGVPLALTLTFLARILVGNGAPLIAIFWTLTIAIPLLAIMRPRPRPKALLQRLLAAALIATTLVAMAQAAAA; from the coding sequence GTGACGCTTGCCATTTCCAAGGACGCGGTGCAGCGCGCGCTGTCGGGCCACGCCGCGATCGGCCTGCTCGCCTCGGCGCTGCTCTACCTCATCTGCCTCACCGGCACCGTCGTCGTTTTCTATCAGGAATGGCAGCGGATCGAGCAGCCCGGCGCCCCCGAAATGGCGGCGATCGCCCCCGATGCCGTCCAGCGCGCCGTCGCCGCCGTCCTCGCCACCGAAAAGGACAAGCCCGGCACGACGCACCTCTATGTCCACATGCCCGTCGAAGGCCTGCCGCGCACGACGATCACCACCGACCATCAGGCGTTCCATATCGAACCCGATGGCCGCATCTGGGGCCGCGAGGAGGTCGCCTGGGCCGATTTTCTGCTCGGCGCCCATTATGCGCTCAACATCCCCGGCCTCGTCGGAATGACGATCGTCGGCATCTTCGGGGTGATGATCGTCGCGCTGGCGCTGTCGGGCGTCGTCGCGCACCCGCGCATCTTCCGCGATGCCTTCCGCCTCCGCGCGCGCGACAATCACGGCGTCGGACTCGCCGACTGGCACAATCGGCTGAGCGTCTGGACCCTGCCCTTCTCGCTCGCGATTGCGCTCACCGGCGCGATGATCGGCCTCGGCGTCGTCGGCGCCTATGGCCTCGCCGCGGCTTTTTACAAAAATGACGTCGAGGCCGCCTATGCGCCGATCTTCGGCGAAGAAGCCGCGCCCGACGCCGCCCCCGCCCCGCTCGCCAATGTCGCCGCGCCGCTCGCCTGGCTGGCAAAGAATCGTCCCGACGTCCGCCCGACCTATATCATCCTCCACGATCCGCAGACGCGCGGCCAGCATATCCAGCTGATCGCCGAACATCCGCGCCGCCTGATCTACGGCGAAACCTATGAGTTCGGCGCAGACGGCAGCTATCATGGCAAGGTCGGCCTGTCCGACGGGCATATGGGGCAGCAACTCGCCGCCTCGACCTATAATCTTCATTTCGGCAATTACGGCGGCCTGCCGGTCAAGCTCGCCTATATTATCTTCGGCCTCGCGCTCACCATCGTCGTCGCCACGGGCACGTCGATCTGGCTCGGCAAGCGCCAGCGGCGCGGCCTCCATGAACCACGGCTCCGCGCGGGCTGGGACGGCGTCATCTGGGGCGTCCCGCTGGCGCTGACGCTCACCTTCCTCGCGCGCATCCTCGTCGGCAATGGTGCGCCGCTCATCGCAATCTTCTGGACGCTGACGATCGCGATCCCGCTGCTCGCGATCATGCGCCCCCGTCCGCGCCCGAAAGCGCTGCTCCAGCGCCTGCTCGCCGCAGCGCTGATCGCCACGACCCTTGTCGCGATGGCCCAAGCCGCGGCGGCCTGA
- a CDS encoding TonB-dependent siderophore receptor, with translation MLACTALAGGTAFADEAASAAIEDQDQIVVTGYAGTKTDTALVELPQPVKVITADQYEAQGAISISDTVKYAAGVLANPYGRDTRVDGFNVRGIDALQFRDGMRDIFSYYASITSDPYNFDRVEIVRGPASVLFGQGSIGGLVNLVSKAPGFETQGEINLVYGSFDRKEVLADVNLALSDSFAIRAVGRARDAGTYVDHVPDDRVMFAPSVRWQPTPDTDIILTGLYQEDDTGSTSQFLPIIGTFRPNPGAPGPLDPYTFVGKPGWDRYAGRSLQGMASVTHDFSDAVRLSLKARYIDSDLEYFTHYANSYSNPTDPFAADRRTIGLYADASDARMNVFSTDNNLQFNFSTGANIEHKLLVGIDYSWNKVGKRGVFGFETIDLYDIDYDALLTYDPTGPFAYDSQKQLGVYVQDQIRFFDRVSVVLGARRDRVTSSAGNKDNATTFRAGIIGEIGAGFSPFVSYTESFLPIAGRNENADGSVGDPFRPQTGEQWEAGIKWNPRPGTLVTVTGFRVKERNRVLYLAGGGTAQSGELTTKGVEVEASHTLPGNFDLLVNYGYNKLKSEVNTDLDYLPRHIASIWSTKTFGLVDEAQLRLGAGVVYTGKRRSTGPAWSLVTPSYTTVDALAEINWNNWRFAVNATNLLGNKFFASCLARGDCFVGAPRNVMATVGYRFR, from the coding sequence ATGCTCGCCTGCACCGCGCTGGCCGGCGGCACCGCCTTTGCCGACGAGGCCGCTTCGGCTGCGATCGAGGATCAGGACCAGATAGTCGTCACCGGCTATGCGGGGACAAAGACCGATACCGCGCTTGTCGAACTGCCGCAGCCGGTCAAGGTCATCACCGCCGACCAATATGAGGCGCAGGGCGCGATCAGCATCAGCGATACGGTGAAATATGCCGCGGGCGTGCTCGCCAACCCCTATGGCCGCGACACGCGCGTCGACGGCTTCAACGTCCGCGGCATCGACGCGCTGCAGTTCCGCGACGGGATGCGCGACATCTTCTCCTACTATGCCAGCATCACCTCGGACCCCTATAATTTCGACCGCGTCGAAATCGTCCGCGGTCCGGCGTCGGTGCTGTTCGGCCAGGGCTCGATCGGCGGCCTCGTCAACCTCGTGTCGAAAGCCCCGGGCTTCGAAACGCAGGGCGAAATCAACCTCGTCTATGGCAGCTTCGACCGCAAGGAAGTGCTCGCCGACGTCAACCTCGCGCTGTCGGACAGCTTCGCAATCCGCGCCGTCGGCCGCGCGCGCGACGCGGGCACCTATGTCGACCATGTGCCCGACGACCGCGTGATGTTCGCCCCTTCCGTCCGCTGGCAGCCGACCCCCGACACCGACATAATCCTCACCGGCCTCTATCAGGAGGACGACACGGGCTCGACGTCGCAGTTCCTGCCGATCATCGGCACCTTCCGCCCCAACCCCGGCGCGCCGGGACCGCTCGACCCCTACACCTTCGTCGGTAAGCCCGGTTGGGACCGCTACGCTGGCCGTTCGCTGCAAGGCATGGCGAGCGTCACGCACGACTTCTCCGACGCGGTGCGGCTCAGCCTCAAGGCGCGCTATATCGACAGCGACCTTGAATATTTCACCCATTATGCGAACAGCTATTCGAACCCCACCGACCCCTTCGCCGCCGACCGCCGCACCATCGGCCTCTACGCCGACGCCAGCGACGCGCGGATGAACGTCTTTTCGACCGACAACAATCTCCAGTTCAATTTCAGCACCGGCGCCAATATCGAGCACAAGCTGCTCGTCGGCATCGACTACAGCTGGAACAAGGTCGGCAAGCGCGGTGTGTTCGGCTTCGAAACGATCGACCTCTACGACATCGATTATGACGCGCTGCTCACCTACGATCCGACCGGCCCGTTCGCCTATGATTCGCAGAAACAGCTCGGTGTCTATGTCCAGGACCAGATCCGCTTCTTCGACCGCGTGTCGGTCGTTCTCGGCGCTCGGCGCGACCGCGTGACCTCGTCGGCGGGGAACAAGGACAATGCGACGACCTTCCGCGCGGGCATCATCGGCGAGATCGGCGCGGGCTTCTCGCCCTTCGTCAGCTATACCGAAAGCTTCCTGCCGATCGCCGGACGCAACGAAAATGCCGACGGCAGCGTCGGCGATCCGTTCCGCCCGCAGACCGGCGAACAATGGGAAGCCGGGATCAAGTGGAACCCGCGCCCTGGCACACTCGTCACCGTCACCGGCTTTCGCGTCAAGGAACGCAACCGCGTGCTCTATCTCGCGGGCGGCGGCACCGCGCAGTCGGGCGAGCTGACCACCAAGGGCGTCGAGGTCGAGGCGAGCCACACGCTCCCCGGCAATTTCGACCTGCTCGTCAATTACGGCTATAACAAGCTGAAGTCGGAGGTGAATACCGACCTCGACTATCTGCCGCGCCACATCGCCTCGATCTGGTCGACCAAGACCTTCGGGCTGGTCGATGAAGCGCAGCTGCGGCTCGGCGCCGGGGTCGTCTACACGGGCAAGCGCCGCTCGACGGGGCCCGCCTGGTCGCTGGTCACCCCCAGCTATACGACGGTCGATGCGCTCGCCGAGATCAACTGGAACAACTGGCGTTTCGCGGTCAACGCGACGAACCTGCTGGGCAACAAGTTCTTCGCATCGTGCCTCGCGCGCGGCGACTGTTTCGTCGGCGCGCCGCGCAATGTGATGGCGACCGTGGGCTACCGCTTCCGGTGA
- a CDS encoding TonB-dependent receptor domain-containing protein: protein MIQHILPVRTLFTATALLALAAPALAQRVDENAALDAEDAFGSNIGGEGLGIYDPGDVRGFSPTDAGNVRIEGLYIDRQTELTSRLVAGNRIRIGPTALGYAFPAPSGIADYRIRAAEDDAVLSIAAKGDSFGGWLVEGDALLPLDGRALGLAGGAGFYRNQYAFRNSNDVLSTSLSLVWRPNDVTEIKPFWSRIEVDDEESYPIVIGDGQSLPARMTRRRFLGQNWADYEVERVTYGALGRTRLGDFTLRGGLFRSANITTEGYTLLLDAAPPGTLAARTVTANPRRSNASTSGEMNIARAFGTGKLRHELLFSVRGRAQTRFYGGSDRRSIAPAPFDEELAVERPDFIFGPRTEDKVRQWTAGLAWQARIDGFARINLGLQRTDYSKRVTTPAGALPQSTAKPWLFSVAAEIDLAPSLALYGGTARGLEESDVAPETAVNRDEAPPAIRTRQVDGGLRWKTGAMTLIGGGFAIEKPYYGLDQGNLFRRLGTVTHRGIEASLSGSPGAGLTLVAGGVLLDATLSGEEVASGSIGRRPIGTPSRILIGTIDWRPAPVPALSFDIGIQHAGGRYADAANIVRVPARTMVDLGARYRFRIGALPAVLRIQATSLFNTYGWNVEANNAFTYTPSRQLLARIAVDR from the coding sequence ATGATCCAGCACATTCTCCCCGTTCGCACCCTGTTCACCGCCACCGCGCTGCTTGCGCTCGCCGCCCCTGCGCTTGCGCAGCGGGTCGACGAAAACGCCGCGCTCGACGCCGAGGACGCCTTCGGGTCGAACATCGGCGGCGAGGGCCTGGGCATCTACGATCCCGGCGACGTTCGCGGCTTCTCGCCAACCGACGCAGGAAACGTTCGCATCGAAGGCCTTTATATCGACCGTCAGACCGAACTCACCAGCCGCCTCGTCGCGGGCAACCGCATCCGTATCGGCCCCACTGCGCTCGGCTATGCCTTTCCCGCGCCCTCGGGGATCGCCGACTATCGCATCCGCGCGGCCGAAGACGACGCCGTGCTCAGCATCGCAGCGAAGGGGGACAGCTTCGGCGGCTGGCTGGTCGAGGGCGACGCGCTGCTCCCGCTCGACGGCCGCGCGCTCGGCCTTGCGGGCGGCGCCGGCTTCTACCGCAACCAATATGCCTTCCGGAACAGCAACGATGTGCTCTCGACCTCGCTGTCGCTCGTCTGGCGCCCGAATGATGTCACAGAGATCAAGCCGTTCTGGAGCCGCATCGAAGTCGATGACGAGGAATCCTATCCGATCGTGATCGGCGACGGCCAGAGCCTGCCCGCGCGCATGACGCGCCGCCGCTTTCTCGGCCAGAACTGGGCGGATTATGAGGTGGAGCGCGTGACCTATGGCGCGCTCGGCCGCACCCGGCTCGGCGACTTCACGCTGCGCGGCGGCCTCTTCCGCTCGGCGAATATCACCACCGAAGGCTATACCCTGCTACTCGATGCCGCGCCGCCCGGCACGCTCGCCGCGCGAACGGTGACCGCGAACCCGCGCCGCTCGAACGCCTCGACCAGCGGCGAGATGAATATTGCGCGCGCCTTCGGAACCGGCAAGCTGCGCCACGAACTGCTGTTTTCGGTCCGCGGCCGCGCGCAAACTCGCTTCTATGGCGGGTCGGATCGCCGGTCGATCGCGCCCGCGCCTTTCGATGAGGAACTTGCGGTCGAGCGGCCCGATTTCATTTTCGGCCCGCGCACCGAAGACAAGGTCCGGCAATGGACCGCCGGGCTGGCGTGGCAGGCGCGCATCGACGGGTTCGCTCGGATCAACCTGGGTCTCCAGCGCACCGATTACAGCAAACGCGTGACGACACCCGCCGGCGCGCTCCCGCAATCGACCGCGAAACCCTGGCTGTTCAGCGTCGCGGCCGAGATCGACCTGGCCCCGTCGCTCGCGCTCTACGGCGGGACCGCGCGCGGGCTGGAGGAAAGCGACGTCGCCCCCGAAACCGCGGTCAACCGCGACGAAGCGCCACCGGCGATCCGTACGCGGCAGGTCGACGGCGGGCTGCGCTGGAAGACCGGCGCGATGACGCTGATCGGGGGCGGTTTCGCGATCGAGAAACCCTATTATGGCCTCGATCAAGGCAATCTCTTCCGCCGCCTCGGCACCGTCACCCACCGCGGCATCGAAGCCTCGCTCAGCGGCTCGCCCGGCGCCGGGCTTACTCTCGTAGCGGGAGGCGTGCTTCTCGACGCGACGCTCTCGGGCGAAGAGGTCGCCAGCGGCAGCATCGGCCGCCGCCCGATCGGCACCCCTTCGCGCATCCTGATCGGCACGATCGACTGGCGCCCGGCGCCGGTCCCGGCCTTATCGTTCGACATCGGCATCCAACATGCCGGCGGTCGTTACGCCGATGCCGCCAACATTGTCCGCGTCCCCGCACGCACCATGGTTGACCTCGGCGCGCGCTATCGCTTCCGCATAGGTGCCCTGCCCGCCGTGTTGCGCATTCAAGCAACGAGCCTGTTCAACACCTACGGCTGGAATGTGGAAGCCAACAATGCCTTCACTTACACCCCATCGCGCCAGCTTCTCGCGCGAATAGCCGTCGATCGCTGA
- a CDS encoding LysR substrate-binding domain-containing protein yields MTHSLDPLPPLDGLNAMLAAAEAGSFTGAAEIMGITHGSVSRRIAALESWLGTSLFARHGRGVRLTPAGQRFAAEARQALGLLSRSADQWRPRRGRPTVRLAVVPAFARLWLLPRLAELERGNIHVEVAMDHRPIDLTAQEADIVIRYGRGSWEGLETQLLFRETLRPAAAPELAAKIGVDADAEALLRHPLLHDSDVAHWRAWLGVAGSRYRPRWQDRRFEDYDTVLTAAEAGLGVALLRSPLASAAVASGRLAYVSPRAEPNPAAHFIGMRAGESRSAALELAARLLTLAAP; encoded by the coding sequence ATGACGCACAGCTTGGACCCGCTGCCACCGCTCGACGGACTCAATGCAATGCTCGCCGCGGCGGAGGCGGGGTCGTTCACCGGCGCGGCCGAGATAATGGGCATCACGCACGGATCGGTCAGCCGCCGGATCGCGGCGCTGGAAAGCTGGCTGGGCACCAGCCTGTTCGCGCGGCATGGGCGTGGGGTTCGGCTGACCCCCGCGGGACAGCGGTTCGCCGCCGAGGCGCGGCAGGCGCTGGGCCTGTTGTCGCGCAGCGCCGACCAGTGGCGGCCGCGGCGAGGGCGTCCGACGGTGCGGCTGGCGGTGGTGCCCGCGTTCGCGCGCCTGTGGCTGTTGCCGCGCCTCGCCGAGCTGGAACGCGGCAATATTCATGTCGAGGTGGCGATGGATCACCGCCCGATCGACCTGACCGCGCAGGAAGCCGATATTGTGATCCGGTACGGGCGCGGTTCGTGGGAGGGGCTTGAGACGCAATTGCTGTTTCGCGAGACGCTGCGTCCCGCCGCGGCGCCCGAGCTGGCGGCGAAGATCGGCGTCGATGCCGATGCCGAGGCGCTGCTGCGGCATCCGCTGCTGCACGATTCAGATGTCGCGCATTGGCGCGCGTGGCTGGGCGTTGCCGGGTCGCGCTATCGCCCGCGCTGGCAGGACCGGCGGTTCGAGGATTATGATACGGTGCTGACCGCGGCCGAGGCGGGGCTGGGCGTGGCGCTGCTCCGCAGTCCGCTCGCCTCCGCGGCGGTGGCGTCGGGGCGGCTGGCCTATGTTTCGCCGCGCGCCGAGCCCAATCCGGCGGCGCATTTCATCGGGATGCGCGCGGGCGAGAGCCGGTCGGCGGCGCTGGAGCTGGCGGCGCGGTTGCTGACGCTTGCGGCGCCCTAG
- a CDS encoding DUF885 domain-containing protein, translating into MLDRRTLLAAAAASSMLAGVRSPARAALSAVPDGEGARLTAIYERIYEMLLDQDPEFATALGADKGDRAAAKAKLADRSPAGIRKGHDLYRYGLKQLATIDPTKLSGMDLVNYETFRGPWEDYVKAYDTFSYGLHSWPEPHPVTQLSGTYRSIPDFLTNQHSIANAADAEAYLARCADFAVQLDNETGRIQADHAAGIIPPDFVIDRALGLFDSIMAPAPDANILTTNIKAKTAEIPGNWATRCAAIVRDKIYPAMQRQAAELRAVRPRATHDAGVWRLPKGDEYYAYALRFATTTGMSAEEVHQLGLDRMAALTARADAIFKKQGITKGTVAERLRALGKDPRFLYPNTDKGKADLIAKLNEQIQEIQRRLPEAFGRLPKAKCDIRRVPPEIEAGAPGGYYQIPAADGSRPGAYYINLRDTAENPSWTLPTLTYHEASPGHHHQIALAQEATGIPRLRRLPAYSVYTEGWGLYAEQLADEMGVYENDPWGQLGYLQSYMFRAARLVVDTGLHHFRWSREKAIAYYNDSLGTAEASNITEIERYCVWPGQATSYMVGQTRWVAIREKAKAALGDKFDLRGFHDTALSAGAMPASVLESLIDRWVAAQMA; encoded by the coding sequence ATGCTTGACCGTCGCACCCTGCTTGCCGCCGCCGCGGCATCCTCGATGCTGGCCGGTGTCCGCTCGCCTGCGCGCGCCGCCCTTTCGGCAGTTCCCGACGGCGAGGGCGCGCGGCTCACCGCAATCTACGAGCGCATCTATGAGATGCTGCTCGACCAGGATCCCGAATTCGCGACCGCGCTCGGCGCCGACAAGGGCGACCGCGCCGCCGCCAAGGCAAAGCTCGCCGACCGCTCGCCCGCGGGGATCCGCAAGGGACACGATCTCTACCGCTACGGGCTGAAGCAGCTGGCGACGATCGACCCCACCAAGCTCTCCGGCATGGACCTCGTCAACTACGAAACCTTCCGCGGCCCCTGGGAGGATTATGTCAAAGCTTACGACACGTTCAGCTACGGCCTTCACAGCTGGCCTGAACCGCACCCGGTGACGCAGCTCAGCGGCACCTACCGCTCGATTCCCGACTTCCTCACCAACCAGCACAGCATCGCCAACGCCGCCGATGCCGAGGCCTATCTCGCGCGCTGCGCCGATTTCGCGGTCCAGCTCGACAATGAAACCGGACGGATTCAGGCCGATCACGCCGCGGGCATCATCCCGCCCGATTTTGTCATCGACCGCGCGCTGGGCCTGTTCGACAGCATCATGGCGCCCGCGCCCGACGCGAATATCCTGACCACCAATATCAAGGCCAAGACCGCCGAAATCCCCGGCAATTGGGCAACGCGCTGCGCCGCGATCGTTCGCGATAAAATCTATCCCGCGATGCAGCGCCAGGCCGCCGAACTCCGCGCCGTTCGCCCGCGCGCGACGCACGACGCCGGCGTGTGGCGCCTGCCGAAGGGCGACGAATATTATGCCTATGCGCTGCGGTTCGCGACGACGACAGGCATGTCGGCCGAAGAGGTTCACCAGCTCGGCCTCGACCGGATGGCCGCGCTCACCGCGCGCGCCGACGCGATCTTCAAAAAGCAGGGCATAACGAAGGGCACCGTTGCCGAGCGCCTGCGCGCGCTCGGCAAGGATCCGCGCTTCCTCTATCCCAACACCGACAAGGGCAAGGCCGACCTCATCGCCAAACTCAACGAGCAGATCCAGGAAATCCAGCGCCGCCTGCCCGAGGCGTTCGGCCGCCTGCCGAAAGCGAAATGCGACATCCGCCGCGTCCCGCCGGAGATCGAGGCAGGTGCGCCGGGCGGCTATTATCAGATCCCGGCCGCCGATGGATCGCGCCCCGGCGCTTATTATATCAACCTGCGCGACACCGCCGAAAACCCCAGCTGGACGCTGCCGACGCTGACCTATCACGAGGCATCGCCGGGGCATCACCACCAGATCGCGCTCGCGCAGGAAGCGACCGGCATCCCGCGTCTGCGCCGTCTGCCCGCCTATTCGGTCTATACCGAGGGGTGGGGCCTCTATGCCGAACAGCTCGCCGACGAAATGGGCGTCTACGAAAACGATCCGTGGGGCCAGCTCGGCTATCTGCAATCCTACATGTTCCGCGCCGCGCGCCTCGTCGTCGACACCGGCCTCCACCATTTTCGCTGGAGCCGCGAAAAGGCGATCGCCTATTACAACGACTCGCTCGGCACCGCCGAAGCGTCGAACATCACCGAGATCGAACGCTATTGCGTGTGGCCGGGGCAGGCGACCAGCTACATGGTCGGCCAGACGCGCTGGGTCGCAATCCGCGAAAAGGCGAAGGCTGCGCTCGGCGACAAGTTCGACCTGCGCGGCTTCCACGACACTGCGCTGTCGGCGGGCGCGATGCCCGCTTCGGTGCTCGAATCGCTGATCGACCGCTGGGTCGCCGCACAAATGGCCTGA